A window from Herbaspirillum sp. meg3 encodes these proteins:
- the eno gene encoding phosphopyruvate hydratase, with the protein MSAIVDIIGREIIDSRGNPTVECDVLLESGVLGRAAVPSGASTGSREAIELRDGDKSRYFGKGVLQACENINTEISEAIMGLDANEQAFLDRTLIDLDGTENKARLGANATLAVSMAVAKAAAEEAGLPLYRYFGGSGSMQMPVPMMNVINGGAHADNNLDLQEFMIIPVGAPSFREAIRYGAEVFHTLKKILHAKGLATSVGDEGGFAPNVASHEAAIQLILQAIEEAGYEPGTQIALGLDCAASEYYKDGNYHLAGENMVLTPAQKTGLLASWCDKYPIISIEDGMAENDWAGWKLLTETLGKKVQLVGDDLFVTNTKILKEGIDKNIANSILIKINQIGTLTETFAAIEMAKRAGYTAVISHRSGETEDSTIADIAVGTNALQIKTGSMSRSDRMAKYNQLLRIEEDLGDIASYPGRSAFYNLK; encoded by the coding sequence ATGAGTGCAATCGTTGATATTATCGGTCGTGAAATAATCGACTCGCGCGGCAATCCTACTGTCGAATGCGACGTCCTGCTGGAGTCCGGCGTGTTGGGTCGTGCCGCTGTGCCGTCTGGTGCCTCGACCGGTTCGCGCGAAGCGATCGAACTGCGTGACGGCGACAAGAGCCGTTACTTCGGCAAGGGCGTGCTGCAAGCCTGCGAAAATATCAATACCGAGATCTCCGAAGCAATCATGGGTCTGGACGCCAATGAACAGGCTTTCCTCGACCGCACCCTGATTGATCTCGACGGCACCGAAAACAAGGCACGTCTGGGCGCCAACGCAACACTGGCCGTATCTATGGCTGTGGCCAAGGCTGCTGCTGAAGAAGCCGGTCTGCCGCTGTATCGCTATTTTGGTGGTAGTGGTTCGATGCAAATGCCTGTACCGATGATGAACGTCATCAACGGTGGCGCACACGCGGACAACAATCTCGATCTGCAAGAATTCATGATCATCCCGGTCGGCGCACCAAGCTTCCGCGAAGCGATTCGCTACGGCGCCGAAGTGTTTCACACCCTGAAGAAGATCCTGCACGCCAAGGGTCTGGCGACCTCGGTCGGCGACGAAGGCGGCTTTGCACCGAACGTGGCCAGCCACGAAGCAGCGATCCAGTTGATCCTGCAAGCGATCGAAGAAGCCGGCTACGAGCCAGGCACGCAAATCGCTCTGGGACTGGATTGCGCCGCCAGCGAATACTACAAGGACGGTAACTACCATCTGGCAGGCGAAAACATGGTGCTGACCCCAGCCCAGAAGACCGGCCTGTTGGCATCGTGGTGCGACAAGTATCCGATCATCAGCATCGAAGACGGTATGGCTGAAAACGATTGGGCCGGCTGGAAGCTGCTGACCGAAACACTGGGCAAGAAGGTGCAGCTGGTCGGCGACGATTTGTTCGTCACCAACACCAAGATCCTCAAAGAAGGCATCGACAAGAACATTGCCAACTCGATCCTGATCAAGATCAACCAGATCGGTACGCTGACCGAGACTTTCGCCGCTATCGAAATGGCCAAGCGTGCCGGTTACACCGCGGTGATCTCGCACCGTTCGGGCGAAACCGAAGACTCGACCATCGCTGACATCGCTGTCGGCACCAACGCGCTGCAAATCAAGACCGGTTCGATGTCGCGTTCGGACCGCATGGCCAAGTACAACCAGTTGCTGCGTATCGAGGAAGACCTCGGCGATATCGCCAGTTATCCTGGCCGTTCGGCTTTCTACAATCTGAAGTAA
- a CDS encoding TatD family hydrolase, whose amino-acid sequence MWIDTHCHLDAGEFAGEELAVADEAAGQGVGMIVVPAVATFNFQTVAQLAAQRSNCVYALGIHPLYVPKAEESDLTLLRQAIEAALADKRFVAIGEIGLDFFVPELKDGALRDKQEHFYSEQLKLAREYSLPVLLHVRRSQDIILKYLRRIEVPGGIAHAFNGSHQQAQTFIELGFKLGFGGAMTFPRSLQIRRLAAEMPLEAIVLETDAPDISPAWLHPTRNTPDQIPRIGEVLAALRGMSVQEVASATADNARAAMPRLAEFC is encoded by the coding sequence ATGTGGATCGATACACACTGCCATCTTGATGCCGGTGAATTTGCCGGCGAAGAACTTGCTGTCGCCGACGAGGCAGCCGGGCAGGGCGTTGGCATGATCGTCGTGCCGGCGGTAGCAACATTCAATTTTCAGACGGTTGCCCAATTGGCGGCTCAGCGCAGCAATTGCGTCTATGCACTGGGGATTCACCCGCTCTACGTTCCCAAGGCTGAAGAAAGCGATTTGACGCTGCTGCGCCAGGCGATTGAAGCGGCCTTGGCGGATAAGCGCTTTGTCGCCATCGGTGAAATCGGCCTTGACTTCTTCGTTCCCGAATTAAAAGACGGCGCCTTGCGCGACAAGCAGGAGCACTTCTACAGCGAACAGCTCAAGCTGGCGCGCGAATACTCCTTGCCGGTGCTGCTGCACGTGCGGCGTTCGCAAGACATCATCCTCAAATACCTGCGCCGTATTGAAGTGCCCGGCGGCATCGCGCATGCTTTCAATGGCAGCCATCAGCAGGCGCAGACATTTATCGAACTGGGTTTCAAGCTGGGATTCGGGGGGGCGATGACTTTTCCGCGTTCGCTGCAGATCCGCCGCCTGGCTGCCGAGATGCCACTGGAGGCGATTGTGCTGGAAACCGATGCGCCGGATATTTCCCCAGCCTGGCTCCACCCGACGCGCAATACGCCGGATCAGATCCCGCGGATCGGCGAGGTGCTGGCGGCATTACGCGGGATGAGCGTCCAAGAAGTCGCGTCGGCGACAGCTGACAACGCGCGTGCGGCAATGCCGCGTCTTGCCGAGTTTTGCTAA
- a CDS encoding alpha/beta fold hydrolase — protein sequence MNKPILHFAHANSYPAGTYGMFFDLLREHYDVRALPMHAHNPKYPVDDGWRKLGKELGEELAQRYNEPVILVGHSMGGILSLLAGRKRPDLVRCVVMLDSPIVAGWRASALHLAKLFKIESKRSPAVASIKRRNAWPDMEAAYQHYAAKAMFAAWPERVLRDYVTAGIEPEPSGGVKLRFTRETETAVYRTIPHHLGALARRQYPVPIGFVGGTNSAECRLAGLAATKKLVGPYFRQIPGGHLFPMESPEAAAGATHEMIQALLSGK from the coding sequence ATGAATAAACCGATTTTGCACTTCGCTCACGCCAACAGTTATCCGGCGGGGACCTACGGCATGTTTTTCGACCTGCTGCGCGAGCATTACGATGTACGCGCTTTGCCGATGCATGCGCACAACCCCAAATATCCGGTCGATGATGGCTGGCGCAAACTGGGTAAGGAGTTGGGCGAAGAGCTGGCGCAACGCTACAACGAGCCGGTGATTCTGGTCGGGCATTCGATGGGAGGCATCCTGAGCCTGTTGGCCGGACGTAAAAGGCCCGACCTGGTGCGTTGCGTGGTCATGTTGGATTCGCCGATTGTGGCCGGATGGCGGGCGTCTGCGCTGCATCTTGCCAAACTGTTCAAGATCGAAAGCAAACGCTCGCCTGCAGTGGCTTCCATCAAGCGCCGCAATGCCTGGCCTGACATGGAGGCTGCCTATCAGCACTATGCCGCCAAGGCCATGTTTGCGGCCTGGCCGGAGCGCGTCTTGCGCGATTACGTCACCGCCGGCATCGAGCCGGAACCGTCCGGCGGCGTCAAGTTGCGCTTTACCCGCGAAACCGAAACTGCTGTCTATCGGACAATTCCGCATCACCTCGGCGCGTTGGCGCGGCGTCAATATCCGGTGCCGATCGGCTTTGTCGGCGGCACCAATTCGGCGGAGTGCCGGCTGGCCGGCCTGGCCGCCACCAAAAAGTTGGTGGGGCCTTATTTCAGGCAGATTCCGGGTGGGCATCTGTTTCCCATGGAGTCTCCCGAGGCAGCAGCGGGCGCCACACATGAAATGATTCAGGCCTTGCTTTCCGGGAAATAA
- the pnuC gene encoding nicotinamide riboside transporter PnuC, translating into MSLNDSLPLLGFVTTPLELISFVLAIMTVALNIRQNHWAWLFSILSSVLYGFVFINSRLYGDAGLQCVFVAVSVWGWYQWLRGGTEHQPLQVSRLNTRGVLWSAAAWLVGFGVLSVFLHRFTDTDVPHMDGFLTAGSLVGQFLLSRKKIENWLVWIAVDVLYVGLYLYKHLTLTAVLYGLFVLLAIAGWRAWRQPQSVPSV; encoded by the coding sequence ATGTCTCTCAACGATAGTCTGCCCTTGCTGGGCTTCGTCACGACACCATTGGAGCTCATTTCCTTTGTGCTGGCGATCATGACTGTCGCGCTCAATATTCGCCAGAACCATTGGGCATGGCTATTCTCGATTTTGTCGTCGGTACTTTACGGTTTTGTTTTTATCAATTCACGCCTGTACGGCGATGCCGGTCTGCAGTGCGTCTTTGTCGCGGTCTCGGTGTGGGGCTGGTATCAATGGCTGCGTGGTGGCACCGAGCATCAGCCGTTACAGGTATCACGCCTGAATACGCGTGGCGTGTTGTGGTCTGCTGCGGCGTGGCTGGTGGGATTTGGTGTGTTATCCGTTTTCCTGCATCGGTTCACCGACACGGACGTGCCGCACATGGACGGCTTTCTCACAGCCGGCAGTCTGGTCGGACAATTTTTGTTATCGCGCAAAAAGATTGAAAACTGGCTGGTCTGGATCGCCGTTGATGTGCTCTACGTCGGCCTGTATCTCTACAAGCATCTGACGCTGACAGCGGTGTTGTATGGATTGTTTGTATTGTTGGCCATCGCCGGTTGGCGCGCCTGGCGCCAACCTCAATCTGTGCCGTCTGTTTAA
- a CDS encoding DNA internalization-related competence protein ComEC/Rec2, with protein MRSAILGFAAGIALLQMQAELLPFEWHMALLAAAAVLLLMAWRLGRTGIGAVLRIAVFNIAGICVGFAWGGLYAQYHLDQELPVAWEGQEVTVVGTVDSLPYRFERGVRFNFLVETIAPQVNGTPPIPSRLSLAWYSAGPFENTEAISPAVPQVQPGERWQLTLRLKRPHGTANPNGFDYEVWLLEQGVRATGTVRSDAQLAYKNQRLQAFVQTPANIVQYCRGWLRDRILAALPNQKYANVIVALVIGDQRAIEQSEWEIFNRTGVGHLVAISGLHITMIAGLFAAFVGFLWRRSFFTRAQLPLILPAPKVAVLAGLAAALIYVLLAGFGVPAQRTLYMLAVVGMAFWMGRLTHVSYVLCLALGVVLLADPWALLWPGFWLSFGAVAIILFASSGRIGSDAIAEPVVMTAIERHRKPPRAVMLWRAIRAGAYTQYIVTLGLLPLTLLLFGQYSLVSPLANAIAIPLITLLVAPLSLLGSILPPPLSTWILRSAHAMVEWLVGVLSWMSSQPFAVWQTPLPAMWMFLLALAGTLLLLAPRGWPARWLGLFGWLPLLLNAPTWPEEGKMQVTAFDVGQGMALLVETAEHRLLYDTGPAYSRESDGGNRVIVPYLKSRGINHLDVVVVSHSDNDHSGGALSVLKDISVDRVYSSLSPASPIVQAAPDHRRCLAGQHWRWDGAEFSMLYPVQSIYDSDKWKPNARSCVLKVSLGKNSILLPGDIEAIQEDELVNSPAAASLRATVLLAPHHGSGTSSTEAFLRAVNPEVALFQVGYRNRFNHPKPAVFERYAQMGIRRMRNDEAGAITVHFDKGVTVQEYRREHARYWYGR; from the coding sequence ATGCGTAGCGCGATTCTCGGTTTTGCCGCAGGGATAGCGTTACTGCAAATGCAGGCCGAACTGCTGCCTTTCGAATGGCATATGGCTTTGCTGGCGGCAGCGGCCGTATTGCTGCTGATGGCCTGGCGACTAGGAAGGACAGGTATCGGCGCCGTGTTGCGGATCGCTGTGTTCAATATCGCCGGGATTTGCGTCGGCTTTGCCTGGGGTGGTTTGTACGCCCAATATCATCTGGATCAGGAGCTGCCTGTGGCGTGGGAAGGCCAGGAGGTTACGGTCGTCGGCACGGTCGACAGTTTGCCCTACCGGTTCGAGCGTGGAGTGCGCTTCAACTTTCTGGTTGAAACCATCGCCCCGCAAGTCAACGGCACACCGCCGATTCCATCTCGCTTGTCATTGGCCTGGTACAGCGCGGGGCCATTTGAAAATACGGAAGCGATCTCGCCGGCCGTCCCGCAGGTGCAACCGGGTGAGCGCTGGCAACTCACTTTGCGCTTGAAGCGCCCGCACGGGACGGCCAATCCCAACGGATTCGACTACGAAGTCTGGTTGCTGGAGCAGGGCGTGCGAGCTACCGGTACGGTTCGTTCCGATGCGCAACTGGCATACAAAAATCAGCGTTTGCAGGCCTTCGTTCAGACACCTGCGAACATTGTCCAGTATTGCCGGGGCTGGTTGCGCGACCGTATTTTGGCGGCCTTGCCGAACCAGAAATATGCCAATGTGATCGTGGCACTGGTCATTGGCGATCAACGCGCTATCGAGCAGTCCGAATGGGAGATTTTCAACCGCACCGGTGTCGGTCACCTTGTCGCGATTTCGGGGCTGCATATCACCATGATTGCGGGTTTATTCGCCGCATTTGTGGGCTTCTTGTGGCGCCGTTCTTTTTTCACGCGTGCACAGTTGCCGCTGATCTTGCCGGCCCCTAAGGTTGCCGTGCTGGCCGGTTTGGCGGCTGCGTTGATTTATGTGTTGCTGGCAGGTTTCGGCGTTCCTGCGCAGCGTACCTTGTATATGCTCGCGGTTGTCGGCATGGCGTTCTGGATGGGGCGGCTGACACACGTATCTTACGTGCTTTGTCTGGCGCTCGGCGTGGTTCTGCTGGCTGATCCCTGGGCCTTGCTGTGGCCTGGGTTCTGGCTGTCGTTCGGTGCCGTGGCGATCATCCTGTTTGCATCGTCCGGACGCATCGGCAGCGATGCGATTGCCGAGCCGGTTGTCATGACCGCTATTGAGCGGCATCGCAAACCGCCGCGCGCGGTGATGCTGTGGCGGGCAATACGTGCAGGCGCCTATACGCAATATATTGTGACCCTGGGTTTGTTGCCGCTGACTTTACTGCTGTTTGGCCAGTATTCGCTGGTGAGTCCGCTGGCAAACGCGATTGCGATTCCTCTGATTACGCTGCTGGTGGCGCCGTTGTCGCTGCTTGGCAGTATTTTGCCGCCACCCTTGTCGACGTGGATATTGCGGTCGGCGCACGCTATGGTGGAATGGCTGGTAGGCGTGCTGAGCTGGATGAGCAGTCAGCCGTTTGCCGTTTGGCAAACGCCGCTACCGGCGATGTGGATGTTTCTGCTGGCGCTGGCCGGAACCCTGTTGCTGCTGGCACCGCGAGGCTGGCCGGCACGTTGGCTGGGGCTGTTCGGCTGGTTGCCGTTGTTATTGAATGCGCCGACCTGGCCGGAAGAGGGCAAGATGCAGGTCACCGCCTTCGATGTCGGGCAGGGCATGGCCTTGCTGGTGGAAACGGCGGAACATCGCCTGCTCTACGATACCGGCCCGGCGTATTCGCGAGAGTCCGACGGTGGCAATCGGGTGATCGTCCCGTATCTCAAATCGCGTGGAATCAATCATCTGGACGTGGTTGTGGTTTCTCATAGCGACAATGATCACTCTGGCGGGGCGTTATCCGTGCTCAAGGATATAAGCGTCGACCGTGTGTATTCCTCCTTGTCGCCCGCCAGTCCGATCGTACAAGCCGCGCCGGATCACCGGCGCTGCCTGGCGGGGCAGCATTGGCGCTGGGACGGGGCTGAGTTCAGTATGCTCTATCCGGTACAGTCCATCTACGATAGCGACAAATGGAAGCCTAATGCACGCAGTTGCGTGCTGAAAGTCAGTCTGGGGAAGAACTCCATTCTTTTGCCCGGCGACATCGAGGCAATACAAGAGGATGAACTGGTCAATAGCCCGGCAGCGGCTAGTTTGCGCGCCACCGTGCTGCTGGCTCCTCACCACGGCAGCGGGACGTCATCGACGGAGGCATTTTTGCGGGCGGTCAACCCTGAGGTGGCGTTGTTTCAGGTCGGCTATCGCAATCGGTTCAATCATCCCAAACCGGCCGTATTCGAGCGCTATGCGCAGATGGGCATTCGCCGCATGCGCAATGATGAGGCGGGCGCCATTACCGTCCATTTCGACAAGGGCGTTACGGTTCAGGAGTATCGCCGTGAGCACGCACGATACTGGTACGGGCGATGA
- the ftsB gene encoding cell division protein FtsB, translated as MRLIILCLTALLVLIQYPLWLGKGGWLRVWDLDKQVQQAQKKNDELKARNAKLESEVEDLKQGTGSVEERARYELGMIKQNEVFIQVLDGNPAGSRTPPASPVSSASPVLPSGGAAAGVTAASGSIGAIKPASSSPSSSSSR; from the coding sequence ATGCGTCTGATCATCCTCTGCCTCACAGCGCTACTGGTGCTGATCCAATATCCGCTTTGGTTGGGCAAAGGCGGATGGTTGCGGGTATGGGACCTGGACAAGCAAGTCCAGCAGGCGCAAAAGAAGAATGACGAGCTCAAGGCGCGCAACGCCAAGCTTGAATCCGAAGTCGAAGACCTGAAGCAGGGTACCGGGTCGGTGGAAGAGCGTGCTCGCTACGAGTTGGGCATGATCAAGCAGAACGAAGTGTTCATCCAGGTATTGGATGGCAATCCAGCTGGCAGCAGAACACCGCCTGCGTCTCCTGTTTCGTCGGCTTCACCTGTACTTCCTTCTGGCGGTGCCGCTGCCGGCGTCACTGCTGCATCAGGTTCGATCGGTGCTATTAAACCCGCATCTTCCTCGCCTTCCTCCTCGTCCTCCCGTTAG
- the argE gene encoding acetylornithine deacetylase — translation MNTRQWLEKLVAFDTTSRNSNLELITTVRDSLQAQGITPWFAHNKERTKANLFATLPATQGPEAGNTQGGIVLSGHTDVVPVDGQNWDSDPFKLTERDGLLYGRGSCDMKGYIAASLALVPEFLAMPRTKPLHLAFSYDEEIGCAGAPSMLAELQERGIHPEGCVVGEPTNMQVVVAHKGINVYSCSVHGKSAHSSLTPQGCNAIEYAARLICTIRDFADAYKANGPYDTMYDVPFSTMTTNQIRGGIAINTIPNLCEFTYEFRNLPGMSPEKIQEQITHYVRDHLLPKMQAEYPEAKIDIGVIAASPALETAEQEAITALVRALTQDNEKRKVAYATEAGLFQRIGIPTIVCGPGDIIQAHKPNEFVAIAQLERCEEFLRKLGRSMQLA, via the coding sequence ATGAACACCCGACAATGGCTGGAAAAGCTGGTCGCCTTCGACACCACCAGCCGCAACTCCAATCTCGAACTGATCACCACTGTGCGCGACAGCTTGCAGGCGCAGGGCATCACGCCTTGGTTTGCACATAACAAGGAGCGCACCAAGGCCAATCTGTTCGCCACGCTGCCGGCCACGCAAGGTCCGGAAGCCGGCAATACCCAAGGCGGCATTGTGTTGTCGGGCCACACCGATGTGGTGCCGGTCGATGGCCAGAACTGGGACAGCGATCCTTTCAAACTGACCGAACGCGATGGCCTGCTGTACGGACGCGGCAGCTGCGACATGAAGGGCTATATCGCCGCTTCGCTGGCGTTGGTGCCGGAGTTTCTGGCGATGCCGCGCACCAAGCCGCTGCATCTGGCGTTTTCCTACGATGAAGAAATCGGCTGCGCCGGTGCACCGTCGATGCTGGCCGAGTTGCAGGAGCGCGGCATTCATCCGGAAGGCTGTGTTGTCGGCGAACCGACCAATATGCAAGTGGTGGTGGCGCATAAAGGTATCAATGTCTATTCGTGCAGCGTGCACGGCAAGTCCGCGCATTCCTCCTTGACGCCGCAGGGTTGCAATGCCATCGAATATGCTGCGCGGCTGATTTGCACCATTCGCGATTTTGCCGATGCGTATAAAGCCAACGGTCCTTACGATACGATGTACGACGTACCGTTTTCGACCATGACGACGAATCAGATCCGTGGTGGTATCGCGATCAACACGATTCCCAATTTGTGCGAATTTACCTACGAGTTCCGCAATCTGCCAGGCATGTCGCCGGAGAAGATTCAGGAGCAGATCACGCATTACGTGCGTGATCACTTGCTGCCGAAGATGCAAGCCGAATACCCGGAAGCCAAAATCGACATCGGCGTCATCGCTGCCAGCCCGGCGCTGGAAACAGCGGAGCAGGAAGCCATCACTGCGCTGGTGCGCGCTCTGACGCAGGACAACGAAAAGCGCAAGGTGGCTTACGCGACCGAAGCAGGCTTGTTCCAGCGCATCGGCATCCCGACCATCGTATGCGGCCCCGGCGATATCATCCAGGCGCACAAGCCGAATGAGTTCGTCGCGATCGCACAACTGGAGCGTTGCGAAGAATTCCTGCGCAAGCTGGGGCGTTCGATGCAATTGGCTTAA
- a CDS encoding CTP synthase — MTKFVFVTGGVVSSLGKGIAAASLAAILESRGLRVTLLKLDPYINVDPGTMSPFQHGEVFVTDDGAETDLDLGHYERFITAKMKKVNNFTTGQIYESVIRKERRGEYLGKTVQVIPHITNEIQDFIHRGAEGFDVALVEIGGTVGDIESLPFLEAARQLSLRAGRNAAAFVHLTLVPYLASAGELKTKPTQHSVQKLREIGISPDALLCRADRRIPDDERDKISLFSNVVADAVISVWDADSIYKIPQMLHDQGLDNIICEKLALSPKPADLSVWDKLIHAQENPSHEVTIGMVGKYVDLTESYKSLTEALRHAGIHTGSRVNIEYLDSEEIETTGTAELAKYDAILVPGGFGKRGVEGKIAAAKFARENKVPYLGICLGMQVALLEYARNKAGLTKANSTEFDPETEQPVVALIDEWQNHDGKVEKRDANSDLGGTMRLGAQTCDVKPGTLAAEIYGNKVTERHRHRYEANNFYLPRVEDAGLVVSARTPSEDLCEIMELPRTGGDNAHPWYLGVQYHPEFKSTPRDGHPLFISYIKAALAHHDATAATAAKGKA, encoded by the coding sequence ATGACCAAGTTTGTATTTGTCACTGGCGGCGTCGTGTCTTCCCTGGGTAAGGGAATTGCCGCCGCGTCTCTCGCCGCGATCCTCGAATCGCGCGGCCTCCGAGTCACCCTTCTTAAGCTCGATCCCTACATCAACGTTGATCCGGGAACGATGAGCCCATTCCAGCACGGCGAAGTCTTCGTTACCGACGACGGCGCCGAAACCGATCTGGATCTCGGCCACTACGAGCGTTTCATCACAGCCAAGATGAAGAAGGTGAACAATTTCACCACCGGCCAGATTTATGAGTCAGTGATCCGCAAGGAGCGTCGTGGCGAATATCTGGGCAAGACCGTTCAGGTCATTCCGCATATCACCAACGAAATTCAGGATTTCATCCACCGCGGCGCCGAAGGCTTCGACGTGGCGCTGGTCGAAATCGGCGGTACTGTCGGCGATATTGAATCCCTGCCGTTCCTCGAAGCAGCGCGCCAGCTGAGCCTGCGCGCCGGTCGCAATGCCGCCGCCTTCGTGCATCTGACGCTGGTGCCTTACCTGGCTTCGGCGGGTGAGCTCAAGACCAAGCCGACCCAGCATAGCGTGCAAAAGCTGCGTGAAATCGGTATTTCGCCGGATGCCTTGCTGTGCCGTGCAGACCGTCGGATTCCTGATGACGAGCGCGACAAGATTTCGCTGTTCTCCAACGTGGTTGCCGACGCCGTGATTTCGGTGTGGGATGCAGATAGCATCTATAAGATTCCGCAGATGTTGCACGATCAGGGATTGGATAACATCATCTGCGAAAAATTGGCGTTGTCACCGAAGCCCGCAGATTTGTCGGTGTGGGACAAGCTGATCCACGCGCAAGAAAATCCTTCGCACGAAGTCACCATCGGCATGGTCGGCAAATACGTCGATCTGACCGAGTCGTACAAGTCGCTGACTGAAGCGTTGCGCCACGCCGGTATCCATACCGGCAGCCGCGTCAATATCGAGTATCTGGATTCCGAAGAAATCGAAACCACCGGTACTGCCGAGCTGGCCAAGTACGATGCGATTCTGGTGCCAGGCGGCTTCGGTAAGCGCGGCGTGGAAGGCAAGATCGCTGCTGCGAAATTTGCACGTGAAAACAAAGTGCCATACCTCGGCATCTGCCTGGGTATGCAAGTTGCCCTGCTGGAATATGCACGCAACAAGGCCGGTCTCACCAAGGCCAACTCCACCGAGTTCGATCCGGAAACGGAGCAACCGGTCGTCGCCTTGATCGACGAGTGGCAAAACCACGACGGCAAGGTTGAAAAACGCGATGCCAATTCGGATCTGGGCGGCACCATGCGTCTGGGCGCGCAAACCTGTGACGTCAAGCCAGGTACGCTGGCGGCAGAGATTTACGGTAACAAGGTCACGGAGCGTCATCGCCACCGTTACGAAGCGAACAATTTTTACCTGCCGCGCGTTGAAGATGCAGGCCTGGTGGTATCGGCGCGTACGCCGAGCGAAGATCTGTGCGAAATCATGGAACTGCCGCGCACCGGCGGCGACAATGCGCACCCATGGTATCTGGGCGTGCAGTATCACCCGGAGTTCAAGTCGACTCCACGCGATGGTCATCCATTGTTCATCTCGTACATCAAGGCTGCGCTTGCGCACCATGACGCGACGGCTGCAACTGCAGCAAAAGGAAAAGCATGA
- the kdsA gene encoding 3-deoxy-8-phosphooctulonate synthase codes for MKLCGFDIGLDQPFFLIAGTCVIESEQMALDTAGTLKEITTELGIPFIYKSSFDKANRSSGTSFRGLGMEKGLEILAKVKKQIGVPVLTDIHEIDEIKPVSEVVDVLQTPAFLCRQTDFIRACAQSGRPVNIKKGQFLAPHDMVNVIAKARAAAKEAGLPEDNFMACERGVSFGYNNLVSDMRSLAIMRETGAPVVFDATHSVQLPGGQGTSSGGQREFVPVLARAAIAAGIAGVFMETHPNPAEAKSDGPNAVPLARIKELLGTMIELDRIVKKSVFLENDFS; via the coding sequence ATGAAACTGTGCGGTTTTGACATCGGCCTCGATCAGCCATTTTTCCTGATCGCAGGTACCTGCGTGATCGAATCGGAACAGATGGCGCTGGATACTGCCGGCACCTTGAAAGAAATCACGACTGAGCTGGGTATCCCGTTCATTTACAAGTCGTCCTTCGACAAGGCCAACCGTTCATCCGGTACGTCGTTCCGCGGTCTGGGCATGGAAAAAGGCCTGGAGATTCTTGCCAAGGTCAAGAAGCAGATCGGCGTGCCGGTGTTGACCGACATCCACGAAATCGACGAAATCAAGCCGGTTTCGGAAGTCGTCGACGTTCTGCAAACGCCGGCCTTCTTGTGCCGTCAGACCGACTTCATTCGCGCCTGTGCGCAGTCGGGGCGTCCGGTCAATATCAAGAAGGGCCAGTTTCTGGCACCGCATGACATGGTCAACGTGATCGCCAAAGCGCGCGCAGCGGCCAAGGAAGCCGGTCTGCCGGAAGACAATTTCATGGCATGCGAACGCGGCGTGTCGTTTGGTTATAACAATCTGGTTTCGGACATGCGCAGCCTTGCGATCATGCGCGAAACCGGCGCACCGGTCGTGTTCGATGCCACCCACTCGGTGCAGTTGCCGGGCGGGCAGGGCACATCGTCCGGCGGCCAGCGCGAATTTGTACCCGTACTCGCCCGTGCGGCGATTGCGGCAGGTATTGCCGGCGTGTTTATGGAAACACACCCGAACCCGGCCGAGGCCAAATCCGATGGCCCCAACGCTGTTCCACTGGCTCGTATCAAGGAGCTGCTGGGCACGATGATCGAACTGGATCGCATTGTGAAGAAGTCGGTTTTCCTGGAAAACGATTTTTCCTGA